From Patescibacteria group bacterium, one genomic window encodes:
- a CDS encoding ribonucleoside triphosphate reductase, with protein MAKITKVKKRDGSIVDFEKEKIAKAIYKAITATGQADGVLSKKLSKKVADILDRRFKEAEIPSVEQIQDIVEEVLIAENLTETARAYILYREQRRITREAVATSEEAVDRVDQYLERLDWEVKENANMTFSLQGLNHYGVSYIVKKYWLNKIYPKEIRQAVENNDFHIHNLDTLGLYCAGWDLYDFLLRGFGGAQGKVESKPPKHFRAVLGQVVNFLYTVQGEIAGAVAFSNFDTLLAPFIRYDNLNYEQVKQALQEFLFNMAVPTRVGFQNPFSNITLDLKPSSVFAKQPVIWGGKPQKETYGEFEEEMRIFDKALYETMLEGDRYGRPFHFPIPTINITKDFPWDDPTFDSIFEASAKYGINYFANYINSDMSPEDVKSMCCRLRLDMKELHNRGGGGLFGAGALTGSIGVVTINLPKIGYLSKTKKDFFEQLGKSMDLAKESLEIKRKTIENYIEKGLYPYSKYYLNGVKQARGAYYANHFSTIGLIGMNEALVNFLGEDIASGNGRKFGLEIMDFMRERLLQYQKETEHMYNLEATPAESTAYRLAQKDKEKYADIITAGTTEVPYYTNSSQLPVNYTDDVFEALKLQDELQCRYTGGTVLHIFAGERLSGAEAVKSLVKNVFTKFKLPYITLTPTFSICPVHGYIAGEHFKCPKCIVEQSCEVYSRVVGYLRPVNQFNVGKRQEFKDRKAFNLKI; from the coding sequence ATGGCAAAAATCACAAAAGTTAAAAAACGAGACGGGTCAATTGTTGATTTTGAGAAAGAAAAAATAGCAAAGGCCATTTATAAAGCCATTACTGCAACTGGGCAGGCAGATGGCGTTTTATCTAAAAAACTTTCCAAAAAAGTAGCGGATATTTTGGATAGACGCTTTAAAGAAGCCGAAATTCCAAGTGTTGAGCAGATTCAGGACATAGTGGAAGAGGTTTTGATTGCCGAGAATCTTACTGAAACAGCAAGGGCATATATTCTTTACCGAGAACAAAGAAGGATAACAAGAGAGGCTGTTGCTACGAGCGAAGAAGCGGTTGACAGGGTTGACCAATATCTCGAGCGCCTTGATTGGGAGGTTAAAGAAAATGCCAATATGACTTTTTCTTTGCAGGGCCTTAATCATTATGGCGTTTCATATATTGTTAAAAAATATTGGCTGAATAAAATTTATCCAAAGGAAATTAGGCAAGCGGTTGAGAATAATGATTTTCATATCCATAATTTAGACACTCTGGGACTTTATTGCGCGGGATGGGATTTGTATGATTTTTTACTGCGTGGATTCGGCGGAGCGCAGGGCAAGGTGGAATCAAAACCACCCAAGCATTTCCGAGCTGTTTTAGGACAGGTGGTAAATTTTCTATATACAGTCCAGGGAGAGATAGCAGGAGCGGTGGCGTTTTCGAATTTTGACACGCTTTTGGCGCCATTTATCCGTTATGACAATTTAAATTATGAGCAGGTAAAGCAGGCGTTGCAAGAATTTTTGTTCAATATGGCTGTGCCTACGAGAGTGGGGTTCCAAAACCCTTTTTCAAATATAACATTGGATTTGAAACCATCTTCAGTGTTTGCAAAGCAACCTGTGATTTGGGGAGGGAAACCGCAAAAGGAAACATACGGCGAATTTGAGGAAGAGATGAGAATTTTTGATAAGGCGCTATACGAGACTATGCTTGAAGGAGACAGATATGGTCGGCCTTTTCATTTTCCAATCCCGACAATAAATATAACCAAGGACTTTCCATGGGATGACCCGACCTTTGATTCAATATTTGAGGCCTCGGCAAAATACGGAATCAATTATTTCGCAAATTATATAAACTCTGATATGAGCCCAGAGGATGTCAAATCAATGTGCTGTCGCCTTCGGCTGGATATGAAAGAGCTTCACAACCGTGGTGGCGGAGGATTGTTTGGCGCAGGGGCGCTCACTGGAAGCATTGGAGTAGTCACTATTAATCTTCCGAAAATTGGCTATCTTTCCAAAACAAAAAAAGATTTTTTTGAACAGCTTGGCAAGTCAATGGATTTAGCTAAAGAAAGTTTAGAAATCAAAAGAAAAACAATAGAAAACTATATTGAAAAGGGGCTTTATCCCTACTCAAAATACTATTTAAACGGGGTTAAGCAAGCCAGGGGCGCGTACTATGCCAATCATTTTTCTACCATAGGATTAATCGGGATGAATGAGGCGCTCGTCAATTTTTTGGGAGAAGATATCGCTTCTGGCAACGGAAGAAAATTTGGTTTAGAGATAATGGATTTTATGAGGGAACGACTTTTGCAATATCAGAAAGAAACAGAGCATATGTATAATTTGGAAGCAACGCCAGCTGAAAGCACTGCATATCGCTTGGCGCAAAAAGACAAAGAAAAATATGCGGATATCATTACTGCTGGCACTACAGAAGTCCCATATTATACCAACTCCAGCCAATTGCCCGTTAATTATACTGATGATGTTTTTGAGGCGTTAAAACTCCAAGATGAATTACAATGCAGATACACTGGAGGCACGGTTTTACATATTTTTGCCGGAGAACGATTATCAGGCGCTGAAGCGGTTAAGTCATTAGTAAAAAATGTTTTTACTAAATTTAAGCTTCCGTACATTACATTGACGCCAACTTTTTCCATCTGTCCAGTTCACGGATATATAGCTGGCGAACATTTCAAATGTCCAAAGTGCATTGTAGAACAGTCGTGCGAAGTTTATTCAAGAGTTGTTGGATATCTCCGCCCAGTAAATCAGTTCAATGTAGGGAAAAGACAGGAGTTTAAAGATAGGAAAGCATTTAATCTCAAAATATGA
- a CDS encoding anaerobic ribonucleoside-triphosphate reductase activating protein, giving the protein MKIGGIQKSTLIDYPGKVSATIFVSGCNFKCGFCHNPELVLVEEIKKHQCISEEKIWEFLEERKGFLDGVVICGGEPTIYDDLPDFIEKIQDMGFLIKLDTNGSRPEILQQMIELNLLDYVAMDVKAPKKRYKAVVGADIDVGQIEKSIKLLKKGVIDFEFRTTLVPGLVERKDVLEIVKWISPAPKYFLQNFQSQGKIIDSKLSKVRPFQDGYLEKLKEEITPHFDVCQIR; this is encoded by the coding sequence ATGAAGATAGGCGGCATTCAAAAATCCACGCTTATTGATTATCCTGGAAAGGTTTCCGCTACCATATTTGTCAGCGGTTGTAATTTTAAGTGTGGATTTTGCCATAACCCAGAATTGGTTTTAGTAGAAGAGATTAAAAAACATCAGTGTATTTCCGAAGAAAAGATTTGGGAATTTCTTGAAGAAAGAAAGGGATTTTTGGACGGAGTGGTGATTTGCGGAGGCGAGCCGACTATTTATGATGACCTCCCGGATTTTATAGAAAAAATTCAGGACATGGGTTTTTTGATAAAACTGGATACCAACGGGAGTCGGCCGGAAATATTGCAACAAATGATTGAATTGAATTTGCTCGATTATGTGGCAATGGATGTTAAGGCGCCAAAAAAGAGATATAAGGCAGTAGTTGGCGCGGATATTGATGTTGGGCAGATAGAAAAAAGCATAAAATTATTAAAAAAAGGAGTGATTGATTTTGAGTTCAGGACTACTCTTGTCCCTGGTTTGGTGGAGAGAAAAGATGTCTTGGAAATAGTAAAATGGATTTCTCCTGCGCCAAAATATTTTTTGCAAAATTTTCAGTCGCAAGGCAAGATTATAGATTCCAAGCTTTCCAAGGTTAGGCCATTTCAGGACGGATATTTGGAAAAATTGAAGGAAGAAATAACGCCTCATTTTGATGTCTGCCAAATCAGGTAA
- the ftsZ gene encoding cell division protein FtsZ has product MKTGARIKVVGVGGSGCNAISRMAKCKVQGVELIALNCDAQDIKKTNAHKKIQIGKNLTRGLGAGMNPRIGKEAAEESRQIIETALEGGDIIFIVCGMGGGTGTGAAPIVAEIAQKTGALTIGAITLPFSFEGAQRRTIAKIGQRKIKNMVDTLFVIPNDKLLARIDEKTTFLSAFWICDEVLRQAVQGISDLIVRPGIINVDFADVKAVMSNSGNALFGVGTGEGDDKIVKAAEMAIHSSFLDFGIQGANRVLFNITGGKNLSLAEVQQAAKIITKNSSATRVIFGAIEDRKLKPNEVKITLIAAGIG; this is encoded by the coding sequence ATGAAAACAGGAGCAAGAATAAAAGTAGTGGGAGTAGGCGGCTCTGGATGTAATGCCATTTCCAGGATGGCAAAATGTAAAGTTCAGGGCGTAGAACTAATCGCACTTAATTGTGATGCGCAGGATATTAAGAAAACAAATGCGCATAAAAAGATTCAAATAGGAAAAAATTTGACCCGAGGACTTGGGGCTGGCATGAATCCAAGGATAGGCAAAGAGGCAGCCGAGGAAAGTCGGCAAATAATAGAGACAGCGCTGGAAGGAGGCGATATTATTTTTATTGTCTGCGGTATGGGTGGTGGCACTGGAACAGGAGCAGCTCCGATAGTAGCTGAAATTGCTCAAAAAACAGGAGCTCTTACAATCGGGGCAATTACATTGCCATTTTCTTTTGAAGGAGCACAGAGGAGGACAATTGCTAAAATTGGACAGAGAAAAATAAAGAATATGGTGGATACTCTTTTTGTTATCCCCAATGATAAGCTCCTCGCCCGGATAGACGAGAAAACCACATTTCTTTCAGCTTTCTGGATTTGCGACGAGGTTTTGAGACAGGCAGTGCAGGGCATATCTGACCTCATAGTCAGGCCAGGAATTATTAATGTTGATTTTGCGGACGTTAAAGCAGTAATGAGTAATTCGGGCAATGCCCTTTTTGGTGTAGGAACAGGAGAGGGAGATGATAAGATTGTGAAGGCAGCCGAGATGGCGATTCATTCTTCTTTTTTGGACTTCGGTATTCAAGGCGCGAACCGGGTTTTGTTCAATATTACTGGTGGAAAGAATTTGTCTTTGGCAGAGGTTCAACAGGCAGCCAAGATTATAACCAAGAATTCTTCTGCCACTCGTGTTATTTTTGGGGCGATAGAAGATAGGAAACTCAAACCCAATGAAGTTAAAATCACTTTGATAGCAGCAGGAATTGGATAG
- the ftsA gene encoding cell division protein FtsA has product MARTHNIVSALDIGSGYVKGMVAQRKRDGEDIAVLSVASVLSDGMKRGVVIDADVVSDKINHVLTKLNNEISPHRIREVFINIGGAHIISEQGHGAVAISRADQRVSPDDVDRVKEEAKTDILSRLTSNQEILDIFPKEFIVDSEVGSEDVVGMKGIKLEVNALAICAFSPYLNKVVETVMAAGVEKIAEVIPSPLASAKALLTPQQKELGAVLVDIGAETTGIAVFEDRNLIHLAILPVGSAHITRDIAIALQADINIAEEIKSKFGSYIFQNKTKKEKISINKDEDFVFDTKKMVKAGRARLTEIFNLVDKELKKIGKQEALPAGVILAGGGSKLPGIINFVKGELKLPIRKGAIKNFLGLEDDLGYSVLCGLVLNGLKEEGGRTPNELLFKAKKFFKIFIP; this is encoded by the coding sequence ATGGCTCGGACCCACAATATAGTAAGCGCACTTGATATAGGTTCTGGGTATGTAAAAGGAATGGTTGCCCAGAGAAAAAGAGATGGAGAAGATATTGCAGTTCTTTCGGTTGCGAGCGTGCTGTCTGATGGAATGAAGAGAGGGGTGGTAATAGACGCGGATGTTGTCTCTGATAAAATCAATCATGTTTTAACAAAACTCAATAACGAGATTAGTCCCCATCGCATAAGGGAGGTTTTTATTAATATCGGAGGTGCCCATATTATATCCGAACAAGGGCACGGCGCAGTGGCGATTTCCAGAGCAGACCAAAGGGTTTCTCCGGATGATGTAGATAGGGTGAAAGAAGAAGCAAAAACAGATATTCTTTCTCGGCTCACCTCTAATCAGGAAATTTTGGACATCTTCCCCAAGGAATTCATCGTTGACAGCGAGGTCGGGTCTGAAGATGTTGTCGGCATGAAAGGAATAAAGCTAGAGGTAAATGCTTTAGCAATTTGCGCATTTTCTCCTTACTTAAATAAGGTTGTTGAAACAGTAATGGCAGCAGGAGTTGAGAAAATAGCTGAAGTCATCCCATCTCCTTTGGCATCTGCCAAGGCGCTTTTGACTCCCCAGCAAAAAGAATTGGGAGCAGTGCTTGTAGACATCGGAGCTGAAACAACCGGAATTGCGGTTTTTGAGGATAGAAACTTGATTCATTTAGCCATTTTGCCAGTTGGGTCTGCTCACATCACAAGAGATATAGCTATTGCCTTACAGGCAGACATTAATATCGCAGAAGAGATTAAAAGTAAATTTGGGTCATATATTTTCCAGAATAAGACGAAAAAGGAAAAAATTAGTATAAATAAAGATGAGGATTTTGTTTTTGATACCAAGAAAATGGTTAAGGCAGGCCGGGCCAGATTAACAGAAATTTTTAATTTGGTAGATAAGGAGTTGAAGAAGATAGGAAAACAAGAAGCGCTCCCAGCTGGTGTGATTTTGGCTGGGGGTGGTTCTAAGTTGCCCGGAATAATTAATTTCGTAAAAGGCGAATTAAAATTGCCTATCCGAAAAGGCGCTATCAAGAATTTTCTTGGATTGGAGGACGATTTGGGTTATAGCGTTTTATGCGGGTTGGTACTGAATGGGTTAAAAGAAGAGGGCGGGCGCACACCTAACGAATTATTATTTAAAGCTAAAAAGTTTTTTAAGATTTTTATTCCTTAA
- a CDS encoding diacylglycerol kinase — MIINPKKLLKSFRVAFIGLRIGIKEENTVRIGVIIALIVVFFMLYFPLALQERAIITLCVFLVLSIELMNTQVERVTNLIDKNHNDEIRKIKDLAAGAVLMAIIGAGTVGAYIFLPYIVRAISSLFNH; from the coding sequence ATGATAATCAATCCTAAAAAATTATTGAAAAGCTTCCGAGTTGCTTTTATCGGTCTTCGCATAGGGATTAAAGAGGAGAATACTGTGAGAATCGGAGTAATCATTGCACTAATAGTGGTCTTTTTTATGCTCTATTTCCCGCTTGCTTTGCAGGAAAGAGCGATAATAACTTTGTGCGTTTTCTTGGTCCTGAGTATTGAGTTAATGAATACTCAAGTAGAAAGAGTAACTAATTTGATAGATAAAAATCATAATGACGAAATCAGGAAAATCAAAGACCTGGCAGCTGGCGCAGTATTAATGGCCATCATTGGCGCTGGTACAGTGGGAGCATATATTTTTCTGCCATATATTGTCAGAGCAATATCATCTTTATTTAACCATTAA
- a CDS encoding glycoside hydrolase family 1 protein, with the protein MVLKFPDNFLWGSATSAYQVEGGNKFSDWEINPPKPGHGPAGIACDHYNRFEQDFDLLKKLNQNVHRFSIEWARIEPRQGEFDKAEIEHYRKVLLALKQRGIKTMVTLHHFTLPQWLAEINGFANKKSIEYFTRYSAKMFGEYKDLVNFWATINEPMVFSGLGYFQKLWPPQKRNIFLYVRVVNNLIKAHKSVYKLLKAFGREGISVGIVKNNSYLEPYKNLLDRFVVGLLNWWQNRYFLNKIKNDTDFIGLNFYMHFKIRFPFKIKNENKKTSDMGWELYPEGIYYLLKDLKKYNKPVYITENGLADSEDKNREWYIREVFKNIHRAIQEGIDVKGYFYWSLMDNFEWADGFEPRFGLIEIDYKTLERKPRLSAHFYSEICKNNQLLIEG; encoded by the coding sequence ATGGTTCTGAAATTTCCAGATAATTTTTTATGGGGAAGCGCTACTTCTGCTTATCAGGTTGAGGGCGGGAATAAGTTTTCTGATTGGGAGATAAATCCGCCTAAACCAGGGCATGGACCTGCTGGAATTGCTTGCGACCACTACAACCGTTTTGAGCAAGATTTTGATTTATTGAAAAAATTGAACCAAAATGTCCATCGTTTTTCAATTGAATGGGCAAGGATAGAGCCAAGGCAAGGTGAGTTTGATAAAGCCGAAATTGAACATTACAGAAAGGTATTATTGGCTCTGAAGCAGAGGGGGATTAAAACAATGGTGACTTTGCATCACTTTACCCTTCCACAATGGTTGGCAGAAATCAACGGTTTTGCTAATAAAAAATCAATAGAATATTTTACGAGATATTCTGCGAAAATGTTCGGAGAATACAAGGACTTGGTTAATTTTTGGGCAACCATTAATGAGCCGATGGTGTTTTCCGGCCTAGGTTATTTTCAAAAATTATGGCCACCCCAAAAAAGGAATATATTTTTATATGTTCGCGTGGTCAATAATTTAATCAAGGCCCATAAAAGTGTTTATAAATTATTAAAAGCATTTGGCAGAGAAGGGATTTCAGTAGGCATAGTTAAAAATAACAGTTATCTTGAGCCATATAAAAATTTATTGGATAGATTTGTCGTAGGGCTTCTTAATTGGTGGCAAAATAGATATTTTTTGAATAAGATAAAAAATGATACGGATTTTATTGGCTTGAATTTTTATATGCATTTTAAAATCCGGTTTCCTTTTAAAATAAAGAATGAAAACAAAAAGACATCTGATATGGGTTGGGAATTATATCCAGAAGGAATTTATTATCTGTTAAAGGACTTGAAAAAATATAATAAGCCAGTTTATATCACGGAAAACGGATTGGCTGATTCAGAAGATAAAAACAGAGAGTGGTATATAAGAGAGGTCTTTAAAAATATCCACAGAGCAATACAAGAAGGAATTGATGTTAAAGGATATTTTTATTGGTCATTAATGGACAATTTTGAATGGGCTGATGGTTTTGAACCAAGATTCGGATTGATTGAAATTGATTATAAAACCCTTGAGAGAAAACCCCGCTTGAGTGCACATTTTTATTCTGAAATCTGTAAAAATAATCAATTACTTATAGAAGGTTAG
- a CDS encoding ComEC family competence protein: protein MSAKSGNAFVSKIIFCSCVFFIIGILIGLVLQNAFWLVGGVFLFLSLISLFFVKKSKWVFIISLIFLFIGFVRIEYFQKNDFEKQVEKFFGAEKEILGTIIKEPDISQTSQKIVVKLEEINNEKIEVKERILAFVPFYPQYEYGQRVEILGKIEEPPDFEEFDYKEYLSRQRIFAVSFSPEVKVVENENQLSIFQKFFKTILTAKNNLRQSIYRNFSADKSLLLGAIILGDKSRLSPELEETLNKAGIRHLTAISGMHVMILTNILMSALLAVGLWRKQAFAVTVILILLFIILTGFQASTIRAGIMGFLYLLGQILGRQNDSARAIMFGGAVMLAFNPFLLKDIGFQLSFLAVMGINYLFPVFSRWLRRIPNVLELRNVLAMSLAAQIFTLPILISNFGYISLVAPITNVLILPLLPFILVFGFLSALCGLFAGIFALIFVFPCHIILSYLQIVSNFFASLSFSSINLKISWTWIIFYYLFLSYLVIRWKKDHRFQIAGF from the coding sequence ATGTCTGCCAAATCAGGTAATGCATTTGTTTCTAAAATCATTTTTTGCTCCTGTGTTTTTTTTATAATCGGAATTTTAATTGGACTTGTTTTACAGAACGCTTTCTGGCTTGTTGGAGGCGTTTTTCTTTTCTTATCTTTGATTTCTCTTTTCTTTGTCAAGAAATCGAAATGGGTTTTTATTATTTCTTTAATTTTTCTTTTTATTGGTTTTGTCAGGATAGAATATTTTCAGAAGAATGATTTTGAGAAACAAGTTGAAAAATTTTTTGGCGCGGAAAAAGAAATACTCGGGACCATTATTAAAGAACCGGATATAAGCCAGACAAGCCAAAAAATAGTTGTAAAATTGGAAGAAATAAACAACGAAAAAATTGAAGTTAAAGAGAGGATTTTGGCTTTTGTTCCATTTTATCCTCAATACGAATATGGCCAGCGCGTTGAAATTTTAGGAAAAATCGAAGAGCCACCAGATTTTGAGGAATTTGATTATAAAGAATATTTATCTCGGCAAAGAATTTTTGCTGTTAGCTTTTCGCCGGAAGTCAAAGTCGTTGAAAATGAAAACCAGCTTTCTATTTTTCAGAAATTTTTTAAAACAATTTTAACAGCGAAGAACAATCTAAGGCAAAGTATTTATAGGAATTTTTCCGCAGACAAGAGCTTGTTATTAGGAGCAATCATATTAGGGGATAAATCGCGCTTAAGTCCAGAGTTAGAGGAAACACTAAATAAGGCGGGAATTCGCCATCTTACTGCAATTTCTGGGATGCATGTGATGATATTGACCAATATATTAATGTCAGCTCTTTTAGCAGTCGGATTGTGGAGAAAACAAGCGTTTGCAGTCACTGTTATTCTAATTCTTTTATTCATAATCCTCACTGGTTTTCAGGCCTCAACCATCAGAGCTGGAATTATGGGGTTTTTGTATTTATTGGGACAAATTCTCGGAAGGCAAAATGATTCTGCAAGAGCGATTATGTTTGGCGGAGCAGTGATGCTTGCTTTTAACCCGTTTCTTTTAAAAGACATTGGATTTCAGCTTTCTTTTTTAGCTGTGATGGGAATAAATTATTTATTTCCAGTATTTTCTCGATGGCTCAGGAGGATTCCAAATGTTTTGGAATTAAGAAATGTTCTGGCAATGAGTTTGGCTGCCCAGATTTTTACTCTGCCCATTTTAATCTCTAATTTCGGATACATTTCATTAGTGGCGCCGATAACCAATGTTTTAATTCTCCCGCTTTTGCCCTTTATTTTGGTTTTTGGTTTTCTTTCCGCGCTTTGCGGACTTTTTGCAGGAATTTTTGCCTTGATTTTTGTTTTCCCTTGCCACATTATTCTTTCCTATCTCCAGATTGTTTCTAATTTTTTCGCTTCCCTGTCTTTTTCGTCAATCAATCTGAAAATCTCCTGGACCTGGATTATCTTTTATTATCTATTTTTGAGCTATTTAGTTATCCGCTGGAAAAAAGACCACAGATTCCAAATCGCAGGGTTTTAG
- the greA gene encoding transcription elongation factor GreA: MPMPRYLTQEGLEKLKKELDYLENTKRKELAKTLKHAISFGDLKENAAYHEAKDAQGFLECRISELKQVVATAELCDKEYAPKGEVQIGSMVWLKSKNGKEKFQVVGPDESDILSGKISYKSPLGEILLGKTKGDEVILKNFEGKIRYEIVKVN, encoded by the coding sequence ATGCCTATGCCAAGATATTTGACACAAGAGGGTTTGGAAAAATTAAAAAAAGAATTAGATTATCTTGAAAACACTAAAAGAAAAGAGCTTGCCAAAACATTGAAGCACGCTATTTCATTTGGCGACCTCAAGGAAAATGCCGCTTACCACGAGGCAAAGGACGCTCAAGGGTTTTTAGAGTGTAGGATTTCAGAATTGAAGCAAGTTGTCGCTACAGCGGAACTGTGTGACAAAGAATATGCTCCAAAAGGAGAAGTTCAGATTGGTTCAATGGTTTGGCTTAAATCAAAAAATGGCAAGGAGAAGTTTCAAGTTGTTGGACCAGATGAATCAGATATTTTAAGTGGAAAAATTTCCTATAAATCACCTCTTGGAGAAATTTTATTGGGAAAGACAAAAGGCGATGAAGTAATTTTAAAAAATTTCGAAGGCAAAATTAGGTATGAAATTGTAAAAGTTAATTGA
- the rlmN gene encoding 23S rRNA (adenine(2503)-C(2))-methyltransferase RlmN, translating to MDLNVLEEILKNEPEYRLKQTKKAIFSNLIENWDQATVIPSILREKLKRLCPLEIIGKIYHSKDKCTSKALIVLIDKEIIETVLIRHEDGRKTVCVSSQVGCPLGCVFCATGQRGFTRNLTASEIIEQVLFWNRYLQSQNEKVTNIVFMGMGEPFLNYDEVMAAIRIINEKHGFGVAARKISVSTVGLPEQIKKFSEEGLQINLAISLHATNDDLRTKLMPINKKYQIKEILSAVDYYIKKTNRKVMFEYLMIDNVTDSEKNAHELVALLDKPLYMVNLISYNQTDKYKPSSKEKINKFKKILRESGINVIQRFKFGQDIKGACGQLMGRALLK from the coding sequence ATGGATTTGAATGTATTGGAAGAAATATTAAAAAATGAACCAGAATATCGCCTTAAACAGACAAAAAAGGCGATATTTTCTAATTTAATTGAGAATTGGGACCAAGCAACCGTTATCCCATCGATTTTGCGCGAAAAATTAAAACGATTATGTCCATTAGAAATTATCGGCAAAATTTATCATAGTAAGGACAAATGTACCAGCAAGGCGCTCATTGTCTTAATAGATAAAGAGATAATTGAAACAGTTTTAATAAGACATGAGGATGGCAGAAAAACAGTATGTGTTTCCTCGCAAGTCGGATGTCCTTTGGGTTGTGTATTCTGCGCAACAGGTCAGCGTGGCTTTACTAGGAATTTGACCGCTTCTGAAATTATAGAGCAGGTTTTGTTTTGGAATCGTTATTTACAATCGCAAAACGAAAAAGTAACCAACATTGTTTTTATGGGTATGGGAGAACCGTTTTTAAACTATGATGAAGTGATGGCTGCGATAAGAATAATAAACGAGAAGCATGGGTTTGGTGTGGCTGCGAGAAAAATTTCCGTTTCTACTGTTGGACTGCCTGAACAGATTAAAAAATTTTCAGAAGAAGGCCTTCAGATTAATTTAGCGATTTCATTGCACGCCACGAACGATGATTTGAGGACGAAATTAATGCCGATTAATAAAAAATATCAAATTAAGGAGATTTTATCAGCAGTTGATTATTATATAAAAAAAACCAACCGTAAGGTTATGTTTGAATATTTAATGATAGATAATGTCACAGATTCGGAGAAAAATGCTCACGAATTAGTCGCATTATTGGACAAGCCCCTTTATATGGTCAATTTGATTTCCTATAATCAAACCGATAAATACAAGCCGTCTTCAAAGGAAAAAATTAATAAATTCAAAAAGATTTTAAGAGAAAGTGGCATCAATGTTATTCAACGATTTAAGTTCGGGCAAGATATAAAGGGCGCGTGCGGCCAATTAATGGGGCGCGCACTATTAAAATAA